GGGCAAAGCGGCCAGCGTTTGTGTACGCCACGACTGCACGCCTCGCGATGTCTACGGCAAGTATTGGTCAGAGATGGATGAACTGTTGAAACTGCCGGGCAAGGCTCGTCGCGATACCGTCAATGCCGAGATTGTTGTACCCGACGACGCGTTGCCACTCGCACCACCCACAGGATTGCCGACAAGCGGTAAAGGGTCGGGGAAAAGTATCGATCCTGCAAAAATTAGCGGCTTGGTGATCGATGACACTCAGGCGAAAAAGACGGGAAGTTGGAGCGAAGGCGCGGGATTGCCAAAATTTGTTGGCTCGCACTACCTGTACGGAAGCGGAAAGAATGCATCGATTCGCTTCGAGTTCGCCGCGCCGGCCCATGGGAAACATCAGATCATGATTGCCTATCAGTCGCACGAAAACCGTAGCGACAAGGTCAGCGTCGAAGTCAAAACGGGCGACGACGTGATTACCAAGTCCGTCAACATGAAAGTGGCACCTCCGGTCGATGACTTGTTCATTTCGCTTGGCACGTTTGATCTGAAACGTGGTGAAGATTGCGCCGTAACGCTTTCGGCCGACGGCAGCGGCAATGTTCACGCCGACGCGATTCGTGTGGTTCCAGCCAAGTAATGGCGTTGGGGACCGTCAATGCGGATCGATTTCAAATTCGCCGCCTCGTCGTGCACCTTGCACGCTTGGCGGTGTTTGTTTCGATCATCGTTCTGATTCATCTTCAATACGCCAAGTCCTCGGCTCGCGTTACCCCGATCGCCGATCTTTCGGTCGATCAGGTTGACGCGTTGTTTCCCGCCGCGGCAACGCTGGTGGGTGTTGCCAGTGACGATGGACGGATGGCCGTTCGTGACGCGGATGGCCAATCGCTCGGCTACGTCGTCCAGACCTCGCCCCAAAGCGATCACATCATCGGATTCTCGGGGCCGACCAATGTGTTGATCGGATTTGACGATCAGGATCGCGTGGTTGGATTCACGATCCTTTCGAGCGAAGACACGCGGGACCATTTGTTAGAGGTCCAGCAGAGCGAGCGTTTCATGTCATCGCTTGATGGAAAATCGAGAGACGAAATCGGTCACGGTGCCGTGGTCGACGCGGTCTCGGGGGCAACACTAACAAGTTTGGCGATCCAGGAGTCGATCATTCACCGGTTGGGCGGCGAGGTTGGTTCGCTGCGTTTTCCGGCACCGCTAACCCTCGACGATGTGAAGCGGTTGTTTCCCAATGCGGACCACATCGAGCCCGATCCGGTACACGCGTCGCTGTGGTCGGTCCAATCCGCCGGCGATCCCGTAGGACAAGTGCTTCGCAGTTCGCCGGCTGCCGACAACATCGTCGGTTATCAAGGTCCGACCGATGTTTTGATTGGCTTGGACCGTGACGGTGCTGTGGTGGGAATCGCGATCGGCAAATCGTACGACAACGAGCCCTATGTCGGATACGTTCGCGAGGACTCATATTTTCGCTCGACCTTTGATGAGATGAAGCTGCCGGAAATCGCCAAAGCGGATCTTTACGAAATGCGAGTCGAAGGGGTGTCCGGGGCAACGATGACTAGCATGGCTGTAGCCGATGGTGTGGTCGCAGCCGCCGAGAAGCATCTTGCGCAGATCGAACGAGAAGCATCACGCCCAAAGCGTCGCTCGGAATTCCAAATTTCGGTGCATGATATTGGTACCGGAATCGTGATCATTGCGGCCATCGTGATTGGATCGACATCGCTGCGAGCCAACAAGCGAATTCGGATTGCGTTTCAGCTGACCTTGATTGTCTATCTCGGACTGATCGCTGGAAATTTGCTATCGCAAGCGATGATCGCAGGTTGGGCCAAGCACGGGGTGCCGCTGCAGATGGCACCGGGATTGACGATGCTGGCGATCGCCGCGTTTGCGTGTCCGCTATTGAGCAAGCGTAATATCTACTGTTCGCACCTGTGTCCGCACGGCGCGGTTCAGCAGTTGATTAAAGGCCGGATCCGATACCAAATCAAATTGGGGCATTCGGTATCAAAGCTATTGATGCTGCTGCCGGGGTTGCTGCTGTTGTGGTGTCTGGTGGTCAGCATGGCTGCGTTGCCAATGAGTTTGGTCGACATCGAGCCGTTTGATGCCTACGTGTTTCGCATCGCAGGCTGGGCCACGATTGCGGTTTTCGTGGTCGGCGTTGTCGCGTCGCTGTTCATTCCGATGGCCTACTGCCGATTCGGATGCCCCACCGGACGCTTGCTTGACTACTTGCGATTCAACGCT
The window above is part of the Novipirellula caenicola genome. Proteins encoded here:
- a CDS encoding FMN-binding protein translates to MALGTVNADRFQIRRLVVHLARLAVFVSIIVLIHLQYAKSSARVTPIADLSVDQVDALFPAAATLVGVASDDGRMAVRDADGQSLGYVVQTSPQSDHIIGFSGPTNVLIGFDDQDRVVGFTILSSEDTRDHLLEVQQSERFMSSLDGKSRDEIGHGAVVDAVSGATLTSLAIQESIIHRLGGEVGSLRFPAPLTLDDVKRLFPNADHIEPDPVHASLWSVQSAGDPVGQVLRSSPAADNIVGYQGPTDVLIGLDRDGAVVGIAIGKSYDNEPYVGYVREDSYFRSTFDEMKLPEIAKADLYEMRVEGVSGATMTSMAVADGVVAAAEKHLAQIEREASRPKRRSEFQISVHDIGTGIVIIAAIVIGSTSLRANKRIRIAFQLTLIVYLGLIAGNLLSQAMIAGWAKHGVPLQMAPGLTMLAIAAFACPLLSKRNIYCSHLCPHGAVQQLIKGRIRYQIKLGHSVSKLLMLLPGLLLLWCLVVSMAALPMSLVDIEPFDAYVFRIAGWATIAVFVVGVVASLFIPMAYCRFGCPTGRLLDYLRFNARSDHWTVRDWVALSYLGLAIWLSTGH